The proteins below are encoded in one region of Helianthus annuus cultivar XRQ/B chromosome 2, HanXRQr2.0-SUNRISE, whole genome shotgun sequence:
- the LOC110884449 gene encoding probable WRKY transcription factor 7 isoform X2, whose translation MEELAVRQAGSAGLRSLENLIGIISTHHHRQPPYSADYVVATDITVTKFKKFISLLDRNSTGHARFRRGPVSKPTVVPAVVPEIGYSGPAIQNPVPVIPVVKSFERKEVPATTISFAGAGVGSPATSFLSSLTGDSEGLQPSMSSGFQITNLSQVSSAGQPNMSSSSFKRKCNSMEDSHTKCTGSSGRCHCSKNRKSRMKRVVRVPAISVKMADIPPDDYSWRKYGQKPIKGSPYPSHAVGGGCDGSGWRRRCGVVDLDDYSFMLQTL comes from the exons atggAAGAACTCGCCGTCCGGCAAGCCGGTTCCGCCGGACTTCGAAGCCTTGAGAATCTAATCGGAATAATATCCACCCATCACCACCGTCAACCACCGTATTCCGCCGATTACGTCGTCGCCACCGATATCACCGTCACCAAGTTTAAAAAGTTTATTTCTCTTCTTGACCGGAATTCCACCGGTCACGCCCGGTTCCGGCGAGGACCCGTTTCAAAGCCCACGGTGGTTCCGGCGGTGGTGCCGGAGATTGGGTATTCTGGGCCGGCGATTCAGAACCCGGTGCCGGTAATTCCGGTGGTGAAATCTTTTGAGAGAAAGGAGGTTCCGGCGACTACTATAAGTTTCGCCGGCGCCGGTGTGGGTTCTCCGGCGACGTCGTTTTTGTCGTCGTTGACCGGAGATAGTGAGGGGTTGCAGCCGTCAATGTCATCCGGGTTTCAGATCACAAATCTTTCTCAGGTTTCTTCGGCTGGCCAGCCGAATATGTCGTCTTCTTCGTTTAAGCGGAAATGTAATTCGATGGAGGATTCGCATACCAAGTGCACCGGGTCTTCGGGTCGGTGTCATTGTTCTAAGAATAG GAAATCGAGGATGAAAAGAGTAGTGAGAGTGCCGGCGATAAGCGTGAAGATGGCTGATATACCGCCAGACGATTATTCGTGGAGGAAATACGGTCAAAAGCCGATCAAAGGATCACCATATCCAAg TCATGCAGTTGGTGGTGGTTGTGATGGATCTGGATGGAGGCGGAGGTGTGGTGTGGTGGATTTGGATGATTATTCTTTTATGTTGCAGACACTATAG
- the LOC110884449 gene encoding probable WRKY transcription factor 7 isoform X1: MEELAVRQAGSAGLRSLENLIGIISTHHHRQPPYSADYVVATDITVTKFKKFISLLDRNSTGHARFRRGPVSKPTVVPAVVPEIGYSGPAIQNPVPVIPVVKSFERKEVPATTISFAGAGVGSPATSFLSSLTGDSEGLQPSMSSGFQITNLSQVSSAGQPNMSSSSFKRKCNSMEDSHTKCTGSSGRCHCSKNRKSRMKRVVRVPAISVKMADIPPDDYSWRKYGQKPIKGSPYPRGYYKCSSLKGCPARKHIERALDDPSMLIVTYESEHNHSLKAKDSSTTIIFESS, encoded by the exons atggAAGAACTCGCCGTCCGGCAAGCCGGTTCCGCCGGACTTCGAAGCCTTGAGAATCTAATCGGAATAATATCCACCCATCACCACCGTCAACCACCGTATTCCGCCGATTACGTCGTCGCCACCGATATCACCGTCACCAAGTTTAAAAAGTTTATTTCTCTTCTTGACCGGAATTCCACCGGTCACGCCCGGTTCCGGCGAGGACCCGTTTCAAAGCCCACGGTGGTTCCGGCGGTGGTGCCGGAGATTGGGTATTCTGGGCCGGCGATTCAGAACCCGGTGCCGGTAATTCCGGTGGTGAAATCTTTTGAGAGAAAGGAGGTTCCGGCGACTACTATAAGTTTCGCCGGCGCCGGTGTGGGTTCTCCGGCGACGTCGTTTTTGTCGTCGTTGACCGGAGATAGTGAGGGGTTGCAGCCGTCAATGTCATCCGGGTTTCAGATCACAAATCTTTCTCAGGTTTCTTCGGCTGGCCAGCCGAATATGTCGTCTTCTTCGTTTAAGCGGAAATGTAATTCGATGGAGGATTCGCATACCAAGTGCACCGGGTCTTCGGGTCGGTGTCATTGTTCTAAGAATAG GAAATCGAGGATGAAAAGAGTAGTGAGAGTGCCGGCGATAAGCGTGAAGATGGCTGATATACCGCCAGACGATTATTCGTGGAGGAAATACGGTCAAAAGCCGATCAAAGGATCACCATATCCAAg GGGTTATTACAAGTGTAGCAGCTTAAAAGGTTGTCCTGCACGAAAACACATTGAAAGAGCATTAGATGACCCTTCAATGCTTATAGTGACTTATGAAAGTGAGCACAATCATTCCCTTAAAGCGAAGGACTCGTCGACGACCATAATCTTTGAATCTTCTTAA